A stretch of the Mycobacterium sp. ITM-2016-00317 genome encodes the following:
- a CDS encoding VOC family protein, with amino-acid sequence MAIDNQPMLVPHLVVEDAAAALDFYAKAFGAEEMVRMPGPEGKLIHAATRINGAMVFLNDDFPEFNGGKASTPTALGGSPVTIHLHGPDVDGRFQRALDAGATVVNPLEDQIWGDRYGVLRDPFGHLWSLAETVREVDMNEVMEQMSASG; translated from the coding sequence ATGGCGATCGACAACCAACCCATGCTGGTACCGCATCTCGTCGTCGAGGACGCCGCGGCCGCGCTCGACTTCTATGCCAAGGCGTTCGGCGCCGAGGAGATGGTGCGGATGCCCGGCCCGGAGGGCAAGCTGATCCACGCCGCCACCCGGATCAACGGCGCGATGGTGTTCCTCAACGACGACTTCCCCGAGTTCAACGGCGGAAAGGCGAGCACGCCGACCGCGCTGGGCGGGTCGCCGGTGACCATCCACCTGCACGGCCCCGACGTCGACGGCCGGTTCCAGCGGGCCCTCGATGCCGGGGCCACCGTGGTCAATCCGCTCGAGGACCAGATCTGGGGCGACCGCTACGGGGTGCTGCGCGATCCGTTCGGTCACCTGTGGTCGCTGGCCGAGACCGTCCGCGAGGTCGACATGAACGAGGTGATGGAGCAGATGTCCGCGAGCGGCTAG
- a CDS encoding family 1 glycosylhydrolase: MGSAQCVGRVGALAVALGVGAAVLTGSGVAWAGEDGPAATVSEAGGATGERAGPVGESADQADGDTEDGDDTKDVDDTKDVDEPDPEPEPADGEAEGEVPDDGPPDVPVEDDEPAAVREETAAGTGDPDGPRRDAALGDAVADNRSDAGSDAAESDAAESDAATIDDDGAASVQMRTAAERSTPEPSTPQPLTPESAGAASTVSTTLATPPAVPSWRPWPTAFDLRSAVTYVVDLATGFLGAVFKPFAAGPPRPPADPSGWALLAWVRREFFNSTPTLAGDPPPHTQSLTADGEVRITGNLGIVDNDGDELTYTVIGRPHNGGTVTVDADGNFVYRPMNAMAAVGGTDTFTVAVSDEHDGSHVHGLFGLLQFVPILGNLLNPGGGHGRTVTVTVKVTPVAGVDLSLPDDFRWGVAHSGFQAEGGPGSPVDTRSDWYRWVHDPLNRLLGLVKGVPENGPGAYVSYEGDAALARDELGMNTFRMSIEWSRIFPDSTAAVDISDEGGTLSLADLEALDALADQDEVAHYRSVFATLRQYGLDPFVTVNHFTLPVWVHDPIVARPLIQLGLPAPAAGWLSPTTAREFEKYAAYVAWKYGDQVDNWATLNEPFPPVLTEFLAIPWVVPNWPPGVIRPDLASTFLVNQAVGHVAAYDAIHAWDITATTPGGPAAFVGFTHNMIPARPANPVNPLDVQAADAWNHFYNQWFPNAVIDGWVDANFDGIKTADEVDPDMAGKVDFLGVQYYGSQPMVGFGVAPLPGFPFLRGFPIRCSADEPTCSDFNQPTDPGGFREVLELAASYGKPLWVTENGIADDEDTKRPSYIVNHVAVVQDLVAHGTDIRGYTYWSFVDNLEWSEGYELQFGLYGSDPDTPELERIPKPASIAALSGITVANGLPVALLQNHIPS; the protein is encoded by the coding sequence ATGGGTTCTGCGCAGTGCGTGGGTCGGGTCGGAGCTCTCGCGGTCGCGCTGGGGGTCGGTGCAGCGGTCCTCACCGGATCCGGCGTCGCATGGGCCGGTGAGGACGGCCCCGCAGCAACGGTTTCGGAGGCCGGCGGTGCCACCGGCGAACGGGCCGGCCCGGTCGGCGAATCGGCCGACCAGGCCGATGGCGACACCGAGGATGGCGACGACACCAAGGACGTCGACGACACCAAGGACGTCGACGAACCGGACCCCGAGCCCGAGCCGGCTGACGGCGAGGCCGAGGGTGAGGTGCCCGATGACGGGCCACCCGACGTTCCGGTCGAGGACGACGAGCCCGCCGCGGTTCGCGAAGAGACGGCCGCCGGAACCGGCGACCCTGACGGCCCGCGGCGCGACGCCGCGCTCGGGGATGCCGTGGCCGACAATAGATCCGACGCCGGATCCGACGCCGCTGAATCCGACGCTGCTGAATCCGACGCCGCCACGATCGACGATGACGGGGCCGCATCGGTCCAGATGCGCACCGCGGCAGAGCGATCCACTCCGGAGCCGTCCACCCCACAGCCGTTGACCCCGGAGTCGGCCGGCGCGGCCTCGACCGTCTCGACGACCCTGGCCACCCCGCCGGCGGTGCCGTCATGGCGGCCCTGGCCGACCGCGTTCGATCTACGCAGCGCCGTGACCTACGTGGTGGACCTCGCCACCGGCTTCCTGGGCGCGGTGTTCAAGCCGTTCGCCGCCGGCCCGCCCCGGCCGCCGGCCGACCCGTCGGGCTGGGCGCTGCTGGCCTGGGTGCGCCGCGAGTTCTTCAACAGCACGCCCACTCTCGCAGGGGATCCGCCGCCCCACACCCAGAGCCTGACCGCCGACGGCGAGGTCCGGATCACCGGGAACCTCGGCATCGTCGACAACGACGGCGATGAGCTGACCTACACGGTGATCGGACGCCCACACAACGGCGGAACCGTCACCGTCGACGCCGACGGCAACTTCGTCTACCGGCCGATGAACGCGATGGCCGCGGTCGGCGGCACGGACACGTTCACCGTGGCCGTCAGCGACGAGCACGACGGCTCGCACGTGCACGGGTTGTTCGGCCTGCTGCAGTTCGTCCCGATCCTCGGCAACCTGCTCAACCCGGGCGGCGGCCACGGCCGCACCGTCACCGTGACCGTCAAGGTCACGCCTGTGGCCGGTGTCGACCTGTCCCTGCCCGACGACTTCCGTTGGGGTGTCGCGCATTCAGGGTTCCAGGCCGAAGGCGGACCCGGCTCGCCCGTGGACACCCGCTCGGACTGGTACCGCTGGGTGCACGACCCGCTGAACCGGCTGCTCGGCCTCGTCAAGGGGGTGCCGGAGAACGGGCCGGGCGCCTACGTCTCCTACGAGGGCGATGCGGCGCTCGCCCGCGACGAGCTCGGGATGAACACTTTCCGGATGAGCATCGAATGGAGCCGTATCTTCCCCGACTCCACCGCGGCGGTGGACATCTCCGACGAGGGCGGAACGCTCAGCCTCGCGGACCTGGAGGCCCTCGACGCGCTCGCCGACCAGGACGAGGTGGCGCACTACCGGTCGGTGTTCGCGACGCTTCGGCAGTACGGCCTGGACCCGTTCGTCACCGTCAACCACTTCACGCTGCCGGTGTGGGTACACGACCCGATCGTCGCGCGGCCGCTGATCCAGCTCGGTCTGCCCGCACCCGCGGCGGGCTGGCTGTCGCCGACCACCGCCCGCGAATTCGAGAAGTACGCCGCCTATGTCGCATGGAAGTACGGCGACCAGGTGGACAACTGGGCCACGCTCAACGAGCCGTTCCCGCCGGTGCTCACCGAGTTCCTCGCGATCCCGTGGGTAGTGCCGAACTGGCCGCCCGGGGTGATCCGGCCCGATCTGGCGTCGACGTTCCTGGTGAACCAGGCCGTCGGCCACGTCGCCGCCTACGACGCGATCCACGCCTGGGACATCACCGCCACCACTCCGGGAGGGCCGGCGGCGTTCGTCGGCTTCACCCACAACATGATCCCGGCCCGGCCGGCCAATCCGGTCAACCCGCTCGACGTGCAGGCCGCCGACGCCTGGAACCACTTCTACAACCAATGGTTCCCGAACGCGGTGATCGACGGCTGGGTCGACGCGAACTTCGACGGAATCAAGACCGCCGACGAGGTCGATCCCGACATGGCAGGCAAGGTCGACTTCCTCGGCGTGCAGTACTACGGGTCGCAGCCGATGGTGGGTTTCGGGGTCGCACCGCTGCCGGGCTTCCCGTTCCTGCGCGGGTTCCCGATCCGGTGCTCGGCGGACGAACCCACCTGCAGTGATTTCAACCAGCCCACCGACCCCGGTGGTTTCCGGGAGGTGCTCGAACTCGCGGCGTCCTACGGGAAACCGTTGTGGGTCACCGAGAACGGGATCGCCGACGACGAGGACACCAAGCGGCCGTCCTACATCGTCAACCACGTCGCGGTGGTGCAGGACCTGGTCGCCCACGGTACCGACATCCGCGGCTACACCTACTGGTCATTCGTCGACAATCTGGAATGGTCCGAAGGCTACGAACTGCAGTTCGGACTGTACGGCTCGGACCCGGACACCCCTGAGCTGGAACGCATCCCGAAGCCGGCCAGTATCGCGGCGCTGAGCGGGATCACCGTCGCGAACGGTCTGCCCGTCGCGCTGCTACAGAACCACATCCCGAGCTAG
- a CDS encoding DUF4239 domain-containing protein produces the protein MLWLLQIPPLVLGTLWVTVIVGISVGGLLLFRKVMPAERFDSANTVSTTMFQLAGTLYAVLVAFVVVVVWEQFSDAEDASGQEAAAIADLLRDSAALPAQSQLAVEQALIDYTRTVVDSEFPRMHHGEHVAEQSPELIAVWENYLQVQPETRNQIAFFDHAIVRLNDMTSFRKARVSTGDSSVPVELWVLLVGGGGVVMAFTFLSGTRDRLVHSLGVGLTAALLSFVLYLIFALEHPYVGKLSVQPTAYLSVLQSWAD, from the coding sequence GTGCTGTGGTTACTCCAGATTCCTCCGCTTGTGCTGGGCACGTTGTGGGTGACCGTCATCGTCGGCATCTCCGTCGGCGGGCTGCTGCTGTTCCGCAAGGTGATGCCGGCAGAACGGTTCGACAGCGCCAACACGGTGTCCACCACCATGTTTCAGCTAGCCGGCACGCTGTATGCGGTGCTGGTCGCGTTCGTCGTGGTGGTGGTCTGGGAGCAATTCAGTGACGCCGAGGACGCCAGTGGGCAGGAGGCCGCCGCAATCGCCGACCTGCTGCGCGACTCGGCGGCGCTGCCGGCGCAGTCACAGTTGGCGGTGGAGCAGGCCCTGATCGACTACACCAGAACCGTGGTCGACAGCGAGTTCCCGCGCATGCACCACGGCGAACACGTCGCCGAGCAGTCCCCCGAGCTGATCGCGGTGTGGGAAAACTATCTGCAGGTACAGCCGGAGACCCGTAATCAGATCGCGTTCTTCGACCACGCCATCGTGCGGCTGAACGACATGACCAGCTTTCGCAAGGCCCGGGTGTCCACCGGCGACTCGTCGGTACCCGTCGAGCTGTGGGTGCTGCTGGTTGGCGGCGGCGGCGTCGTGATGGCGTTCACGTTCCTGTCCGGCACCCGGGACCGGCTCGTGCACTCGCTCGGGGTCGGGCTGACCGCGGCGCTACTGTCATTCGTGCTGTACCTGATCTTCGCGCTGGAGCACCCGTACGTGGGCAAGCTCTCGGTGCAACCCACCGCCTACCTCAGCGTGCTGCAGTCCTGGGCCGACTGA
- a CDS encoding FAD-dependent oxidoreductase: protein MPHVITQSCCSDGSCVYACPVNCIHPTPDEPGFATAEMLYIDPVACVDCGACVSACPVGAISADTRLEPEQLPFVELNAAFYPKREGKLPPTSKLAPVQEAPVVHPRPGGPLTVAIVGSGPAAMYAADELLTQKGVRVNVFEKLPTPYGLVRAGVAPDHQSTKRVTGLFDKIAARPGFTFYLNVEVGSDVTHDELLAHHHAVLYAVGAPDDRRLDVDGMGLPGTATATEVVAWYNAHPDFAHLPVDLGDERVVIVGNGNVALDVARILTTDPDVLARTDIADHALTALRGSRVREVVIAARRGPEASAFTLPELIGLTSTCEVVLDPADHDRVLTALAETTDPLTRNKLEVLAKLGDATAPITGPRIRLAYHLTPQRVLGEQRAAGVRFGVTGTDQTCDIAAGLVLTSIGYRGKPIRGLPFDEVAAVVPNDGGRVIEPEAGEPVRGSYVAGWIKRGPTGFIGTNKSCAAETVHNLVADYNDGRLPAPVHKPSALPRFVRGRQPAVIDAAGWKAIDEAETARGAGLRPRDKFTSIADMTEAASEASSPIPKRVLAALRR, encoded by the coding sequence TGCGTCTACGCATGCCCGGTGAATTGCATTCACCCCACCCCCGACGAGCCCGGCTTCGCGACCGCCGAGATGCTCTACATCGACCCGGTGGCCTGTGTGGACTGCGGGGCGTGTGTCTCGGCCTGCCCCGTCGGGGCCATCTCCGCGGACACCCGGCTGGAACCCGAGCAGCTGCCGTTCGTCGAGCTCAACGCCGCCTTCTACCCGAAGCGCGAAGGTAAGTTGCCGCCGACGTCGAAGCTGGCGCCGGTGCAGGAAGCGCCCGTGGTCCATCCGCGACCGGGTGGTCCGTTGACCGTCGCGATCGTCGGGTCGGGACCCGCGGCGATGTACGCCGCCGACGAACTGCTCACCCAGAAGGGTGTGCGGGTCAACGTGTTCGAGAAACTGCCGACGCCCTACGGGCTGGTGCGGGCAGGTGTCGCGCCCGACCACCAGAGCACCAAACGGGTGACCGGGCTGTTCGACAAGATCGCCGCCCGGCCGGGGTTCACGTTCTACCTCAACGTCGAGGTCGGCTCGGACGTCACCCACGACGAGCTGCTGGCCCACCATCACGCTGTTCTGTACGCGGTGGGCGCCCCCGACGACCGCCGCCTGGACGTCGACGGCATGGGCTTGCCGGGCACGGCGACGGCCACCGAGGTGGTGGCGTGGTACAACGCCCATCCCGATTTCGCGCATCTGCCGGTCGACCTCGGCGACGAACGCGTGGTGATCGTCGGTAACGGAAACGTGGCCCTCGACGTGGCCCGGATCCTGACGACGGATCCGGACGTGCTGGCGCGCACCGACATCGCCGATCATGCGCTGACGGCGCTGCGTGGCTCACGCGTGCGGGAGGTGGTGATCGCGGCGCGGCGCGGACCCGAAGCGTCGGCGTTCACGCTGCCCGAACTGATCGGCCTGACCTCGACCTGTGAGGTGGTGCTCGACCCTGCCGATCACGACCGCGTGCTCACCGCGCTGGCCGAGACGACCGATCCGCTCACCCGCAACAAGCTCGAGGTGCTGGCCAAACTGGGTGACGCGACCGCACCGATCACCGGGCCGCGCATCAGGCTGGCCTATCACCTGACCCCGCAGCGGGTGCTGGGGGAGCAGCGCGCCGCCGGGGTGCGGTTCGGTGTGACCGGTACCGACCAGACCTGTGACATCGCCGCGGGGCTGGTGCTGACCTCGATCGGCTACCGCGGCAAGCCCATTCGTGGGCTGCCCTTTGACGAGGTGGCCGCGGTCGTGCCCAACGACGGCGGACGCGTGATCGAGCCCGAGGCGGGCGAACCGGTGCGGGGCAGCTATGTGGCCGGCTGGATCAAACGCGGACCCACCGGCTTCATCGGCACCAACAAATCCTGTGCCGCCGAGACCGTGCACAACCTTGTCGCCGACTACAACGACGGCCGCCTCCCGGCGCCGGTGCACAAGCCGTCCGCGTTGCCTCGCTTCGTCCGTGGCAGGCAGCCGGCAGTCATCGACGCCGCCGGTTGGAAGGCCATCGACGAGGCCGAGACCGCCCGGGGCGCCGGGTTGCGCCCGCGGGACAAGTTCACCTCGATCGCCGACATGACCGAGGCCGCGAGCGAGGCGTCGTCGCCGATACCGAAACGGGTGCTGGCCGCGCTGCGTCGCTAG